The following DNA comes from Chryseobacterium gallinarum.
CGAAAGATGGGCGCTGCTGTTACGGCATTGTCTGCAGGTGCTGCTGATATGAGCGGATGGTTGCTGATGGGAGTTCCGGGAGCCATGTATTTATCCGGGATTTCAAGTTCGTGGATTGCAATTGGCTTAACGATAGGGGCTTTTCTCAACTATATCATTGTAGCACCAAGGCTCAGAATTTATACAGAAGTTGCTCAGAATGCCATTACCTTACCCGTGTTTTTTGAAAACAGATTTAAAAATAAAAATCATCTCCTGAAGATCACTTCTTCTATTTTTATTCTGGTGTTTTTCACCCTTTATACTTCAGCTGGTATGGTATCCGGAGGAAAGCTGTTTGAATCTGCTTTTGGAATGGATTATACGGTAGGGTTGCTGCTAACCAGTTTAGTGGTAGTTTTATATACCTTTTTAGGAGGATTCCTGGCAGTAAGTCTTACAGATTTTGTACAGGGAACCATTATGGTTCTGGCATTGGTGATTGTACCGCTTGTAGCCATTTCCCAGATTGGAGGTTTTGGAGAAACATTCTCATTAATCCAGGCAAAAGATCCTAAATACCTGGATTTATTCCGGGGAACCACTACTGTGAGTATTGTGTCTTTATTAGCCTGGGGCTTAGGGTACTGTGGGCAGCCTCATATTTTGGTGCGTTTTATGGCGATTGATAAGCCAAAAGATCTTGTGAAAGCAAGAAGAATCGGGATTACTTGGATGATCTTTACGGTTGCCGGAGCTCTGGCTATTGGTTTGGTAGGAATTGCTTATCTGCAAAAATTTGACCTGGAAACCATGATGAAATTTGATGGATCGAAGACGGAAGCAGAAACTATCTTTATT
Coding sequences within:
- the putP gene encoding sodium/proline symporter PutP, whose product is MQVYEGISVGLYLLLMIGIGIYSYRKSTSNSEEFLIGGRKMGAAVTALSAGAADMSGWLLMGVPGAMYLSGISSSWIAIGLTIGAFLNYIIVAPRLRIYTEVAQNAITLPVFFENRFKNKNHLLKITSSIFILVFFTLYTSAGMVSGGKLFESAFGMDYTVGLLLTSLVVVLYTFLGGFLAVSLTDFVQGTIMVLALVIVPLVAISQIGGFGETFSLIQAKDPKYLDLFRGTTTVSIVSLLAWGLGYCGQPHILVRFMAIDKPKDLVKARRIGITWMIFTVAGALAIGLVGIAYLQKFDLETMMKFDGSKTEAETIFIYFSRILFHPFIAGFLLTAILAAVMSTISSQLLVTSSSLTEDIYKAFLNKKATPKQLLIASRLSVLLVAVIAVLLSLNPKDSILNLVGNAWAGFGSAFGPLILLSLLWKKTTWQGGLAGMLVGGITVLAWVYLQHPLKEWYEIIPGFVLSLLTNIIVSLSTYKPDIIIENEFDEVKKIMQE